In Persicimonas caeni, a single window of DNA contains:
- a CDS encoding PLP-dependent aminotransferase family protein: protein MLDEGVEHFRPLMPMGYQTGADAYRKAAEGLSAAHLSDHYTEGLDFLRGEFGDYLKATLAELTGGAWKLDDWKVYAAGSDVDLMTHLVEAVAASGQRVHLFPGDWYGFLVGCTREDNIHFDADTPAELACLCLPSVRNGQLTDEMVDFLGQSTHRLLNINLFPTLDAHERRGVAEALAPVLDGSVLSVSFSRGFGLTASQLGVFLVPPDHPYNERFERQWNWLTYFYNQLAARAFMEVDIAAMQAVDAERRAYVHDWLERHDLPVVETGSYYVKAFRVEDEIPEELAPLVRGETSRVRLCFKPPHR, encoded by the coding sequence GTGCTCGACGAGGGCGTCGAGCATTTTCGACCGCTCATGCCGATGGGCTACCAAACAGGCGCCGACGCGTACCGCAAGGCGGCCGAGGGCTTGAGCGCGGCGCACTTGAGCGACCACTACACCGAGGGGCTCGACTTCTTGCGCGGCGAATTCGGCGACTACTTGAAGGCGACCTTGGCCGAGCTGACCGGGGGCGCCTGGAAGCTCGACGACTGGAAGGTTTACGCGGCGGGAAGCGACGTCGACCTGATGACGCATCTGGTCGAGGCGGTGGCCGCCAGCGGGCAGCGCGTGCACCTGTTCCCGGGCGACTGGTACGGTTTTTTGGTCGGCTGCACCCGCGAAGACAATATCCACTTTGACGCGGACACGCCGGCCGAGCTCGCGTGTTTGTGCCTGCCGAGCGTGCGCAACGGCCAGTTGACCGACGAGATGGTCGACTTCTTGGGCCAATCGACGCATCGATTGCTCAATATCAACCTCTTCCCGACGCTCGACGCCCACGAGCGCCGCGGCGTGGCCGAGGCGCTCGCGCCCGTGCTCGACGGGTCCGTTCTGTCGGTGAGCTTCTCGCGCGGCTTCGGGCTGACCGCCTCGCAGCTCGGCGTCTTCTTGGTGCCCCCCGACCACCCGTACAACGAGCGCTTCGAGCGCCAGTGGAATTGGCTGACCTACTTTTACAACCAGCTCGCCGCGCGCGCCTTCATGGAGGTCGACATCGCCGCCATGCAGGCGGTCGACGCCGAGCGCCGCGCCTACGTGCACGACTGGCTCGAGCGCCACGACCTGCCGGTCGTCGAGACGGGCAGTTATTACGTCAAGGCGTTCCGGGTGGAGGACGAGATCCCCGAGGAGCTCGCGCCCCTCGTGCGCGGGGAGACGTCGAGGGTGCGGCTATGCTTCAAGCCGCCTCACCGATAA
- a CDS encoding radical SAM protein, which produces MTSEAAQAEAQVDADWDACSFLTCSVLPVRMACNLHCPFCFSKSSVSALDADRVDWRTMDVDGYYAFAKARGATRLVITGGGEPLLRPDDTVWLVGRGARYFDEIACFTNGTLLTAELAARLRDAGLSYLCWSRHHHDDAKNRALMGDGAPALADFMERAGDLTIRATCVMTQGWVETRDDVFDYIDALRPFGVRQFTFKHTYTAYERSVFRGSGEDLWAGEHQVEFDPFSHGDPLSYEDKGDGEVVHELPWGPKIRRIDDLQVCYYHEPRPTWEKRHKTARSCNLLSDGRVYASLEDRQSLLYRVESS; this is translated from the coding sequence TTGACGAGCGAGGCCGCCCAAGCCGAAGCACAGGTCGACGCCGACTGGGACGCCTGCTCCTTTTTGACGTGCAGCGTCTTGCCGGTGCGCATGGCGTGCAACCTCCACTGCCCGTTTTGCTTCTCGAAGTCGTCGGTGAGCGCGCTCGACGCCGACCGCGTCGACTGGCGGACGATGGACGTCGACGGCTACTACGCGTTCGCCAAAGCGCGCGGCGCCACGCGCCTGGTCATCACCGGCGGCGGCGAGCCCCTGCTTCGCCCCGACGACACCGTCTGGCTCGTCGGACGCGGGGCGCGCTACTTCGACGAGATCGCCTGCTTCACCAACGGCACGCTGCTGACCGCCGAACTCGCCGCACGGCTGCGAGACGCCGGTCTGAGCTACCTGTGCTGGTCGCGCCACCACCACGACGACGCGAAGAATCGCGCGCTGATGGGCGACGGCGCGCCGGCGCTGGCAGACTTTATGGAGCGCGCCGGCGACCTGACCATCCGGGCGACCTGCGTCATGACGCAAGGATGGGTCGAGACGCGCGACGACGTCTTCGACTATATCGACGCGCTGCGCCCCTTCGGCGTGCGCCAATTCACCTTCAAGCACACCTACACCGCCTACGAGCGCTCGGTCTTTCGAGGCTCGGGCGAAGACCTGTGGGCGGGCGAGCACCAGGTGGAGTTCGACCCCTTTTCGCACGGTGACCCTCTTTCTTACGAAGACAAGGGCGACGGCGAAGTCGTCCACGAGCTTCCCTGGGGCCCGAAGATCCGCCGCATCGACGACCTGCAAGTCTGCTATTACCACGAGCCGAGGCCGACATGGGAAAAGCGCCACAAGACCGCCCGTTCATGCAACCTGTTGTCCGACGGGCGAGTCTACGCCTCCCTGGAGGATCGTCAGAGCCTGTTGTACCGGGTCGAAAGCTCCTAG
- a CDS encoding AAA family ATPase, producing the protein MPTDAKTLVASLLDGRARVGDGPDGKNITLGKRGTGSPTDRLRAAYAWIVRRALRTSYFDVEFGPRIELGGGDRKVALVDGEAYASFVLLPILTLMTSRRLLILGAPGRGKTTVATLMALIAGDSLDEVRRSVQHGHPQLTVTDLLGSPLPAELVRAERTDEIRVAWRNWITRRVKIIDEYNRIPTKTQSALLSLMAEGYAEMYEQTVETGRSAWFLTANDDLGGGTFPVIAALKDRLDAVVRSTPFHSEHLEVLDRRIARAQRPEEALPDNIRISADELTEVDRQVREVPIPDAVREIVGFFASQLDFCRQASTDFERMSKDTLHLSGRKLAHVCNEDCPLDKQAHICSQAETGISPRTYQALFHYAKALAFFRGQPKVSLDDVRALAPWILFAKLKPNPQSAFFQKTENATYANDRAGWISQLFERALDQYAAYGQTRDEVRKLATLAQGADALQPAERAKRRDEVRQRMKWLLDRHELSAPVHEDVMFLKGIYARLGS; encoded by the coding sequence ATGCCGACAGACGCAAAAACACTGGTCGCCTCGCTGCTCGATGGCCGAGCGCGTGTGGGCGACGGGCCAGACGGGAAGAATATCACGTTGGGGAAACGCGGGACGGGCTCGCCTACGGACCGATTGCGCGCGGCGTACGCCTGGATCGTGCGTCGGGCGCTTCGAACGTCGTATTTCGACGTCGAGTTCGGTCCGCGCATCGAACTCGGCGGGGGCGACCGCAAGGTGGCGCTGGTCGACGGCGAGGCGTACGCCTCGTTCGTGCTGCTGCCGATTCTGACGCTGATGACCTCGAGGCGCTTGCTTATTTTGGGCGCGCCGGGCCGCGGCAAGACCACGGTGGCTACGCTCATGGCGCTCATCGCCGGCGACAGCCTCGACGAGGTGCGCCGCTCGGTGCAGCACGGCCACCCGCAGCTCACGGTGACCGACCTCCTGGGAAGCCCGCTCCCTGCCGAGCTGGTGCGCGCCGAGCGCACCGACGAGATTCGGGTCGCCTGGCGAAATTGGATCACCCGGCGGGTCAAGATCATCGACGAGTACAACCGCATCCCCACCAAGACTCAGTCGGCGCTGCTCAGCCTGATGGCCGAAGGCTACGCCGAGATGTACGAGCAGACCGTCGAGACGGGTCGTTCGGCGTGGTTCCTGACCGCCAACGACGACCTCGGCGGCGGTACCTTCCCGGTGATCGCCGCGCTGAAAGACCGGCTCGACGCGGTGGTGCGCTCGACGCCGTTCCACAGCGAGCACCTCGAAGTGCTCGACCGGCGAATCGCCCGCGCTCAGCGGCCCGAGGAGGCGCTGCCCGACAATATTCGCATCAGCGCCGACGAGCTCACCGAGGTCGACCGCCAGGTGCGCGAGGTGCCCATCCCCGACGCGGTGCGCGAGATCGTGGGCTTCTTCGCCAGCCAGCTCGACTTTTGCCGCCAGGCGAGCACCGACTTCGAGCGCATGAGCAAAGACACGCTGCATCTGTCGGGCCGCAAGCTCGCCCACGTGTGCAACGAGGACTGCCCGCTCGACAAGCAGGCGCATATCTGTTCGCAGGCCGAGACGGGCATCTCGCCGCGCACCTACCAGGCGCTGTTTCACTACGCCAAGGCGCTGGCGTTTTTTCGCGGGCAGCCGAAGGTGTCGCTCGACGACGTGCGGGCGCTGGCGCCGTGGATTCTATTCGCCAAGCTCAAGCCAAACCCGCAGAGCGCGTTTTTCCAGAAGACCGAAAACGCCACCTACGCCAACGACCGCGCCGGCTGGATCTCACAACTCTTCGAGCGCGCGCTCGACCAGTACGCCGCCTACGGCCAGACGCGCGACGAGGTGCGCAAGCTCGCCACGCTCGCCCAGGGCGCCGACGCCCTGCAGCCTGCCGAGCGCGCCAAGCGCCGCGACGAGGTACGCCAGCGCATGAAGTGGCTGCTCGATCGCCACGAGTTGAGCGCGCCGGTGCACGAAGACGTGATGTTTCTGAAGGGGATTTACGCACGACTCGGGAGCTGA
- a CDS encoding DUF6122 family protein: MVRPILHILLHFLVPGLVARAAWREQWKKAWLVMVATMIVDLDHLLADPLYDPDRCSIGFHPLHTWPAWIVYTALCVHPKTRWVGVGLVIHMVLDAVDCVWMTSLG; this comes from the coding sequence ATGGTCCGCCCCATCCTCCACATCTTGCTTCACTTCTTGGTCCCCGGCCTCGTCGCCCGCGCTGCCTGGCGCGAGCAGTGGAAGAAAGCCTGGCTGGTCATGGTCGCCACGATGATCGTCGACCTCGACCACCTGCTCGCCGACCCGCTATACGACCCCGACCGCTGCAGCATCGGCTTCCACCCACTGCATACTTGGCCCGCCTGGATCGTCTACACGGCACTGTGCGTGCATCCGAAGACGCGCTGGGTGGGCGTGGGGCTCGTCATCCACATGGTGCTCGACGCGGTCGATTGTGTGTGGATGACCTCTTTGGGATAG
- a CDS encoding SLC13 family permease yields MVLAILAGAVTLFVTEVVRIDVAAIIIMVVIGLSGLVGADDLFAGFASNAVISIIAVMILGAGLDRVGVMRRVAAFLLRIGGKTEGRISSLISTAVATISAFMQNIGAAALFLPVAERLSERTKIPVSRLLMPMGFAAILGGTMTLVASGPLILLNDLLASTASNLNVEIEPYGLFAPTPIGVTLVISGILLFAFAGKWLLPNKAADRDAHADLPGIAAIYGLDQDIRAYLVPEGSDLLHRRVADIEAEHEGILVVAVHDGDGLTIAPYRDYIIEPGMVVGLVGDGRAVEAFAAEQGLNPVESDPFTILHDKEHAGLAEVIIRPGGDAVGNTVRELRLRELYDVTLLAVHRNGKVITDDLRQVKLEAGDVLVLFTPWGHLDNLAKQPAFVILSDYPTEPPRTNKMWWALGAFALSLSLVIFTSLQLSLALMVGAGIVLVSGVLTADEAYRAVSWKTIFLLAALIPLGQAVEDTGTAAWIAENVINAAGGLPPWGMQLVIALVTTVFTLTISNVGATVLLVPLAANVAVGVGADPAQFGLIVALAASNAFLLPTHQVNALLMGPGGYRVKDFMRAGTAMTVLFLVVLIVTVNIFV; encoded by the coding sequence ATGGTGCTAGCCATCCTGGCCGGCGCCGTCACACTCTTTGTCACCGAGGTCGTCCGCATCGACGTGGCGGCCATCATCATCATGGTCGTCATCGGCCTGTCGGGGCTGGTGGGGGCCGACGACCTCTTCGCCGGCTTCGCCTCGAACGCGGTGATTTCGATCATCGCGGTGATGATTTTGGGCGCGGGCCTCGACCGGGTCGGGGTGATGCGACGCGTGGCGGCCTTCTTGCTGCGCATCGGCGGCAAGACGGAGGGGCGCATCTCGTCGCTTATCTCGACGGCGGTGGCCACCATCAGCGCGTTTATGCAGAATATCGGCGCCGCCGCGCTCTTCTTGCCGGTCGCCGAGCGTCTGTCGGAGCGTACCAAGATTCCGGTGAGCCGCCTGCTGATGCCCATGGGCTTTGCGGCCATCCTGGGCGGCACGATGACCCTGGTCGCCTCCGGCCCCCTGATCCTCCTCAACGACCTGCTCGCCTCGACGGCGAGCAACCTGAACGTGGAGATCGAGCCCTACGGGCTGTTCGCCCCGACGCCGATTGGCGTGACGCTCGTCATCTCGGGCATCCTGCTCTTTGCCTTCGCGGGCAAATGGCTGCTGCCCAACAAAGCAGCCGACCGCGACGCCCACGCCGATTTGCCCGGCATCGCCGCCATCTACGGACTCGACCAAGATATCCGCGCTTACCTGGTCCCCGAGGGGAGCGACCTGCTCCATCGGCGAGTCGCCGACATCGAGGCCGAGCACGAGGGCATCCTCGTGGTCGCCGTACACGACGGCGACGGGCTGACCATCGCCCCCTACCGCGACTACATCATCGAGCCGGGCATGGTGGTGGGGCTGGTCGGCGACGGCCGCGCCGTGGAAGCCTTCGCCGCGGAGCAAGGCCTCAACCCCGTCGAGAGCGACCCCTTCACCATCCTGCACGACAAAGAGCACGCCGGCTTGGCCGAGGTGATCATTCGCCCGGGCGGCGACGCAGTGGGCAACACGGTGCGCGAGTTGCGCCTGCGCGAGCTGTACGACGTCACCCTTCTGGCGGTGCACCGCAACGGCAAAGTCATCACCGACGACCTGCGCCAGGTCAAACTCGAAGCCGGCGACGTGCTCGTGCTGTTCACCCCCTGGGGCCACCTCGACAACCTGGCCAAGCAGCCCGCCTTCGTCATCCTCTCCGACTACCCCACCGAGCCGCCGCGCACCAACAAGATGTGGTGGGCCCTGGGCGCCTTCGCGCTGTCGCTGAGCCTGGTCATCTTCACCAGCCTGCAGCTCTCGCTGGCCCTGATGGTCGGCGCGGGCATCGTGCTCGTCTCGGGCGTGCTCACCGCCGACGAGGCCTACCGCGCCGTCTCCTGGAAGACCATCTTCCTGCTCGCCGCCCTCATCCCCCTGGGCCAGGCCGTCGAGGACACGGGCACCGCCGCCTGGATCGCCGAGAACGTCATCAACGCCGCCGGCGGCCTGCCCCCGTGGGGCATGCAGCTGGTCATCGCCCTGGTGACCACGGTCTTCACGCTGACCATCTCGAACGTGGGCGCCACGGTCCTGCTCGTGCCCCTGGCCGCCAACGTCGCCGTAGGCGTCGGCGCCGACCCGGCCCAATTCGGCCTCATCGTCGCCCTGGCCGCCTCCAACGCCTTCTTGCTGCCCACCCACCAGGTCAACGCCCTGCTCATGGGACCCGGCGGCTACCGCGTCAAAGACTTCATGCGCGCCGGCACGGCGATGACGGTGCTCTTTTTGGTGGTGCTGATTGTGACGGTCAATATCTTCGTGTGA
- a CDS encoding helix-turn-helix domain-containing protein has translation MAQQSEQHDIAEELIERLQKQGPAPGGEFNESMAVSPIDIPDDFDIDVKSIRKRLGLSQTEFSRAYGFSVHTLRKWEQGVRRPEKSTRLFLLMIRDMPEIVQRYLNWLSSSARPDGS, from the coding sequence GTGGCACAGCAAAGTGAGCAGCACGACATCGCCGAAGAATTGATCGAACGTCTCCAAAAGCAGGGCCCGGCCCCCGGCGGCGAGTTCAACGAGTCGATGGCGGTCAGCCCGATCGATATCCCCGACGACTTCGACATCGACGTGAAGTCGATTCGAAAGCGGCTGGGCCTGTCGCAAACCGAGTTCTCGCGCGCCTACGGCTTTTCGGTGCACACGCTGCGCAAGTGGGAGCAGGGCGTGCGCCGGCCGGAGAAGTCGACGCGGCTCTTCTTGCTGATGATCCGCGACATGCCCGAGATCGTGCAGCGCTACCTCAATTGGCTCAGCTCGAGCGCGCGTCCCGACGGGTCCTGA
- a CDS encoding TetR/AcrR family transcriptional regulator — MKEETMPQQESSRPGRGRPRDPARGEAIRQATLELLDELGYHGLTMVDVAQRAGVAKTTIYRRWDSKAEMVLDAIAEQVVPREFEETGDALADLRSVVAQFYARVAGRAHTELPMAPAALLREAELTDAFHKRFVTPMRDHARALAERAIEQGKLREDVDPTMLVDLLTAPAVYKPVVLDERAGADDADALFVMVMRGCLRGDEPRV; from the coding sequence ATGAAGGAGGAGACTATGCCGCAGCAGGAGAGTTCGAGACCCGGGCGAGGACGCCCCCGCGACCCGGCGCGTGGCGAGGCGATTCGGCAAGCAACCCTCGAGCTGCTCGACGAGCTCGGCTACCACGGGCTGACGATGGTCGACGTGGCGCAGCGCGCTGGAGTCGCCAAGACGACCATCTACCGAAGGTGGGATTCGAAGGCCGAGATGGTGTTGGACGCCATCGCCGAGCAGGTCGTGCCCCGCGAGTTCGAGGAGACCGGCGACGCGCTCGCCGACCTGCGCAGCGTGGTGGCGCAGTTCTATGCCCGGGTGGCCGGGCGCGCCCACACGGAGCTCCCGATGGCGCCGGCGGCGTTGCTGCGCGAGGCGGAGCTGACCGACGCGTTCCACAAGCGCTTCGTCACGCCGATGCGCGACCATGCACGGGCGCTGGCCGAGCGGGCCATCGAGCAGGGAAAGCTTCGCGAGGACGTCGACCCGACGATGCTCGTCGACCTGCTGACGGCGCCGGCGGTCTACAAGCCGGTCGTGCTCGACGAGCGCGCCGGTGCAGACGACGCCGACGCGCTCTTCGTTATGGTCATGCGGGGGTGTCTTCGCGGGGATGAGCCCCGCGTGTGA
- a CDS encoding RCC1 domain-containing protein, producing MSDSNPLPERGVSARMTTLLLLVGLVGTISTGCDSLYRDLDEVELREADAASDADVLDTGDTADVADAVDAVDADEPSDATDTIEPTDAADVADATDASDASDTADVARDADAQSSCDAGGDICDGGDIDKIIDLDSYARTTCGRRQSGSVVCWGEGSNGQIGHGSRDDAPLPTEVVGISDAQELTVGANHSCVVDSAGAVFCWGDNAHGQLGLPSSVGESPTPVEITAAAGVTDLSAGSGFTCGIDAAGQAVCWGRNNDGQLGRGTTSASEARGPVSGLTDVVDVEASEQFACAVKSDGTVWCWGLDGDAQLGNGTNQGTTSTPTQVVGLADVEEISLNSKTGCARQQSGAVWCWGETWGGVTGSSSAPGDETHVPVQTDIIDDAEKLFSGSYHNCALRASGELWCWGKGGVGELGLGSAADKPAPVQIPFYVGKTVVDASGGGAFTCVVVDTGRVYCSGAGESLDARVLGDNQHPDGAQPRYAPTPVATIAPIDDELNLCRDGLDNDGQDGADCADPDCASDLGSTVGQSVTTGFFSGAEGNHFVGSCGTDTNGRERVFTWTAPSTAEYTLTTEGSGLSTVLYVLDTCDESAAGAEIACDVASAADGRSSLTLSATAGETYVIVIDTPSNAGLGTYVLSIND from the coding sequence ATGAGTGATTCCAACCCGCTGCCCGAGCGCGGCGTCTCCGCGCGGATGACGACGCTTCTACTCCTCGTCGGCCTCGTCGGCACAATTTCGACTGGCTGTGACAGCCTGTATCGCGACCTCGACGAGGTCGAGTTGCGCGAGGCCGACGCCGCCTCGGATGCCGACGTTCTCGACACAGGCGACACGGCCGATGTCGCCGACGCCGTCGACGCCGTCGATGCGGACGAACCATCCGACGCCACGGATACGATCGAGCCCACCGACGCAGCGGACGTCGCCGACGCGACTGATGCGTCTGATGCATCGGATACTGCAGACGTCGCGCGCGACGCCGATGCCCAGTCCTCCTGCGATGCAGGCGGCGATATTTGCGACGGCGGCGACATAGACAAGATCATCGACCTCGACAGCTACGCCCGCACCACCTGTGGGCGGCGTCAGTCAGGGAGCGTGGTGTGCTGGGGCGAGGGAAGCAACGGGCAAATCGGCCACGGCAGCAGGGACGACGCGCCGCTGCCCACCGAGGTGGTCGGCATCAGCGACGCCCAAGAGCTCACCGTGGGGGCGAACCACAGCTGCGTGGTCGATTCGGCGGGGGCGGTCTTTTGCTGGGGCGACAACGCGCACGGCCAACTGGGACTCCCCTCATCGGTGGGCGAGTCGCCGACACCCGTCGAGATTACCGCCGCAGCGGGCGTGACGGACTTGAGCGCGGGCAGCGGCTTTACGTGCGGTATCGACGCTGCGGGCCAGGCCGTCTGCTGGGGGCGCAACAATGACGGCCAACTCGGCCGCGGGACCACGAGTGCTTCGGAGGCACGCGGGCCGGTCTCCGGGCTGACCGACGTCGTCGACGTCGAGGCGAGTGAGCAGTTTGCCTGCGCGGTCAAGAGCGACGGCACGGTGTGGTGCTGGGGCCTCGACGGCGACGCTCAGCTGGGCAACGGGACGAACCAGGGCACCACCTCGACGCCCACGCAGGTGGTCGGCCTGGCTGACGTCGAAGAAATCAGCTTGAACAGCAAGACGGGCTGTGCTCGCCAGCAGAGCGGCGCGGTGTGGTGCTGGGGCGAGACGTGGGGCGGCGTGACGGGCAGCAGTTCGGCTCCCGGAGATGAGACGCATGTGCCCGTGCAGACCGACATCATCGACGACGCCGAGAAGCTCTTCTCCGGCAGCTATCACAACTGTGCGCTGCGGGCGTCGGGCGAGCTGTGGTGCTGGGGCAAAGGTGGAGTCGGTGAGCTGGGGCTCGGCTCGGCGGCCGACAAGCCGGCGCCCGTGCAGATCCCGTTCTACGTGGGCAAGACCGTCGTCGACGCGTCCGGCGGCGGGGCGTTTACCTGTGTGGTGGTCGACACCGGCCGGGTGTACTGCTCGGGAGCAGGCGAGAGTTTGGATGCGCGCGTGCTGGGCGACAACCAGCACCCCGACGGGGCCCAGCCCCGCTACGCCCCGACGCCGGTGGCCACGATTGCGCCCATCGACGACGAGCTCAACCTTTGTCGCGACGGGCTCGACAACGATGGCCAAGACGGCGCCGATTGCGCCGATCCCGATTGCGCCAGCGACCTGGGCTCGACTGTGGGCCAGTCGGTCACAACCGGCTTTTTCAGCGGCGCCGAGGGCAATCACTTCGTGGGCTCGTGCGGCACCGACACGAACGGTCGCGAGCGGGTCTTCACGTGGACCGCTCCGTCGACGGCCGAATACACGCTGACCACCGAGGGCTCGGGCCTTTCCACGGTGCTCTACGTGCTCGACACCTGCGACGAGAGCGCGGCGGGCGCCGAAATTGCCTGCGACGTGGCCTCGGCGGCCGACGGGCGCTCGTCGCTCACACTCAGCGCCACGGCGGGCGAGACGTATGTGATCGTGATCGATACACCCTCGAATGCCGGGCTAGGTACCTACGTGCTCAGCATCAACGACTGA